Proteins from a genomic interval of Quercus robur chromosome 9, dhQueRobu3.1, whole genome shotgun sequence:
- the LOC126700441 gene encoding disease resistance protein RPV1-like isoform X2, whose translation MASTSAETPSLPGSNYDVFLSFRGEDTRHSFTDHLYEAFRLRGIEAFRDSENLQLGQEIASELIQAIEKSYYAIVVFSEKYADSKWCLDELAKIVECKKNKRLEVVPVFYHVDPSDVRKQTGPFEKAFDEHQKNDKIDREKIQKWKDAMREVGNLSGEHLLPHQRKGHTYMGSSMNMEIYQVLTFFFFFFLF comes from the exons ATGGCTTCCACTAGCGCTGAAACACCCTCTTTACCTGGTTCGAACTACGATGTTTTTCTCAGTTTTCGGGGTGAGGACACCCGCCATAGCTTTACAGACCATTTATACGAGGCATTTAGATTGAGAGGCATTGAAGCCTTTAGAGACAGCGAAAATCTCCAACTAGGACAAGAGATTGCTTCTGAGCTCATACAAGCAATAGAAAAGTCCTACTATGCAATCGTTGTTTTCTCAGAAAAATATGCCGATTCCAAGTGGTGCTTGGATGAACTTGCTAAAATTgttgaatgcaaaaaaaataagagactTGAAGTGGTGCCCGTCTTTTACCACGTAGATCCCTCCGACGTGCGGAAGCAGACTGGGCCATTTGAAAAAGCCTTTGACGAACATCAGAAGAATGACAAAATCGACAGAGAGAAGATCCAGAAATGGAAGGATGCTATGAGAGAAGTGGGGAATTTATCCGGCGAGCATTTACTGCCACATCAAAG GAAGGGTCACACTTATATGGGTTCATCAATGAATATGGAGATTTATCAagtattgacttttttttttttttttttccttttttga